Proteins encoded by one window of Elaeis guineensis isolate ETL-2024a chromosome 12, EG11, whole genome shotgun sequence:
- the LOC105054708 gene encoding probable 6-phosphogluconolactonase 4, chloroplastic: MGTSAVSPSPAVFPSHRRPQAPPAGSFPAIPRPLAPVKTLFSARRIAFAAAPNPVRSGWRPISAMASEATSVEVDTATGKKELLVFEREEELAVSLAKYTAELSEKFAQERGAFTLVISGGSLIKSLRKLVDSPYLETVDWTKWHVFWVDERVVPKDHADSNYKLAYDVFLSKVPIPPGQVYAINDSLSAEGAADDYETCLKHLVNTGVVAVSPATGFPKFDLMLLGMGPDGHIASLFPGHPLLNENERWITFIEDSPKPPPERITFTFPVINSSAYVALVVTGSGKAGAVHKALGGEQSSSDMLPVEMVSLKDGKFIWFTDKAAVSMLREKASL; the protein is encoded by the exons ATGGGCACCTCTGCCGTCTCCCCTTCTCCCGCCGTCTTCCCCTCCCACCGCCGGCCGCAAGCGCCACCAGCTGGTAGCTTTCCGGCGATCCCACGGCCTCTCGCTCCGGTCAAAACCTTATTCTCGGCAAGAAGGATCGCCTTCGCCGCCGCGCCGAACCCCGTCCGATCCGGCTGGAGACCGATCTCCGCCATGGCCTCTGAAGCGACCTCCGTCGAGGTGGACACGGCGACGGGAAAGAAGGAGCTTCTGGTATTCGAGAGAGAGGAGGAGCTCGCGGTCTCTTTGGCGAAGTACACCGCGGAGCTTTCGGAGAAGTTTGCCCAAGAGAGGGGAGCCTTCACCTTGGTTATCTCCGGCGGGTCTCTCATCAAATCTCTCAG GAAGTTGGTGGACTCTCCGTATCTGGAAACGGTGGATTGGACAAAATGGCATGTCTTCTGGGTGGATGAGAGGGTGGTGCCGAAGGACCACGCTGATAGCAACTATAAACTAGCTTACGATGTGTTTCTTTCTAAG GTCCCAATTCCTCCCGGTCAGGTTTATGCTATCAATGACTCCTTGTCAGCTGAGGGTGCTGCTGATGACTATGAGACCTGCCTGAAACACCTGGTTAATACAGGGGTGGTGGCAGTATCCCCAGCAACTGGGTTCCCAAAATTTGATCTGATGCTGTTGGGAATGGGCCCAGATGGTCATATAGCTTCTCTTTTCCCTGGGCACCCTCTCCTTAATGAGAACGAGCGGTGGATTACCTTCATAGAGGATTCCCCAAAGCCTCCGCCAGAGAGAATAACTTTCACATTCCCAGTAATCAACTCATCAGCATATGTTGCACTGGTGGTCACTGGATCTGGTAAAGCTGGTGCTGTGCACAAGGCTCTAGGGGGTGAACAAAGTTCTTCAGATATGCTGCCTGTTGAGATGGTTTCACTAAAGGATGGCAAGTTCATATGGTTTACAGACAAAGCTGCCGTTTCAATGTTGAGGGAAAAGGCAAGTCTGTAA